The following proteins are encoded in a genomic region of Micromonospora olivasterospora:
- the rpsJ gene encoding 30S ribosomal protein S10 gives MAGQKIRIRLKAYDHEVVDSSARKIVETVTRTGAQVAGPVPLPTEINRFCVIRSPHKYKDSREHFEMRTHKRLIDIIDPTPKTVDSLMRLDLPAGVDIEIKL, from the coding sequence ATGGCGGGACAGAAGATCCGCATCCGGCTCAAGGCCTATGACCACGAGGTCGTCGACTCCTCGGCTCGGAAGATCGTCGAGACGGTGACGCGTACCGGGGCGCAGGTCGCTGGCCCGGTGCCGCTGCCCACGGAGATCAACCGTTTCTGCGTTATCCGCTCGCCGCACAAGTACAAGGACTCGCGCGAGCACTTCGAGATGCGCACGCACAAGCGGCTGATCGACATCATCGACCCGACCCCCAAGACGGTCGACTCGCTCATGCGCCTCGACCTGCCGGCTGGCGTCGACATCGAGATCAAGCTGTAG